In Aedes albopictus strain Foshan chromosome 3, AalbF5, whole genome shotgun sequence, the following are encoded in one genomic region:
- the LOC134291890 gene encoding uncharacterized protein LOC134291890, producing MTCTTFKRCQKGNVQIMAQQTSSKQNEFYELFVFVVKCFRPFGLCPVKVSYIKGRPKIESNRLLTAVVAFALATVWAALVGSFFVKYNTPLITGIANHIQFITNVLAVSVTLGVPIFKCTELNGILEDFAVIDEKLSYFSMNLYQPQLKTSFWRCYVVHILFLVVSSSYDAHVMLIIGHDARLWLWFYHIVPFMLYSLAFLMAFTKIKWVKIRIQQLNRLIEQYYQYPLLEKIENKFKISSVVTMKIEDLEENTIETTEELAIGNRILPIVSKTIDLATRLESYNGLLFLFGYLALFCVSTIQVYYCYLYVTLGSPEGGFSINSLALSLVIIAGNLISILALPYICEEVGNESKTLMSYLSKLSMKHGHNMQSSIWFPNLISSIKFSAVGFFDVSYSMLSGVRLRQMESESICSYNVSFSGAVFCRTDHVPDYIHPVQLDNSPTKRNQTIRT from the coding sequence ATGACCTGCACCACGTTCAAGCGATGCCAGAAGGGAAACGTACAAATTATGGCACAGCAAACATCATCGAAGCAAAATGAATTCTACGAGTTGTTCGTTTTCGTTGTGAAATGTTTCCGACCGTTTGGTCTTTGTCCGGTGAAGGTATCGTATATCAAAGGAAGACCGAAGATTGAATCGAATCGATTGCTGACTGCCGTAGTGGCATTCGCACTTGCCACAGTTTGGGCCGCTTTAGTGGGGTCATTTTTCGTCAAGTATAACACACCGTTGATTACCGGGATAGCTAATCACATTCAATTCATCACCAATGTCCTAGCGGTGAGTGTCACACTCGGAGTTCCAATATTCAAGTGCACCGAACTGAATGGCATTCTGGAAGATTTCGCAGTGATCGATGAGAAGTTGAGTTATTTTAGCATGAATCTCTACCAGCCGCAATTGAAAACAAGTTTCTGGCGATGCTACGTAGTTCACATTCTGTTCCTAGTTGTATCGAGCAGCTACGATGCTCATGTGATGTTGATTATAGGGCACGACGCGCGACTTTGGTTATGGTTCTACCATATCGTCCCTTTCATGTTGTATTCGTTGGCGTTCTTGATGGCTTTCACCAAGATCAAGTGGGTCAAGATCCGCATCCAGCAGCTGAATCGCTTGATCGAACAATACTATCAGTATCCCCTGCTGGAGAAAAtcgaaaataaattcaaaatttcctcGGTCGTCACCATGAAGATTGAAGATTTAGAAGAAAATACCATTGAAACAACCGAAGAGCTAGCCATTGGTAATCGCATATTACCGATCGTATCCAAGACGATTGATTTGGCAACACGACTGGAGTCGTACAATGGCTTACTGTTTCTGTTCGGATACTTGGCCCTGTTTTGTGTGTCAACCATTCAGGTGTACTATTGCTATCTCTATGTTACACTTGGATCTCCTGAAGGAGGTTTTTCCATTAACTCACTGGCTCTATCGTTGGTGATCATAGCGGGAAACTTGATATCGATCCTGGCACTACCATACATTTGCGAGGAAGTTGGTAACGAATCGAAGACCTTGATGTCCTATCTGTCGAAACTGTCCATGAAGCATGGTCACAACATGCAATCATCGATTTGGTTCCCCAATTTGATCTCCAGCATTAAATTTTCCGCCGTGGGGTTCTTCGACGTTAGCTACAGCATGCTCTCTGGGGTGAGATTGCGCCAAATGGAAAGCGAATCGATTTGCAGCTATAATGTTTCCTTTTCTGGTGCAGTTTTTTGCAGGACTGATCACGTACCTGATTATATTCATCCAGTTCAACTCGATAACTCCCCTACAAAAAGGAACCAGACAATCCGTACGTAG